From Cucumis melo cultivar AY chromosome 3, USDA_Cmelo_AY_1.0, whole genome shotgun sequence:
agatatcaatttgaatatctgcccgaatctgattaacaaagaatcaagttacatatgtaacatattatgtatttcttttcacctcattttttcgtatgtttgtctgtaatgaataattgtaaatccaagtaacaattcgtacatctttttcactttattttaggGAAAGATTAatgagtctcttaagttaaataaactaggcagaaaatgctgatatgtatgtattgttattatctatttttatcgttttatttcttttttttttttttttttattttagatctatctaattgatgggttaatcccgaatatacatttatttatcataataaaatgtaataaatcctttacaaaaatttattcaaataatattataatataatatttaggtagtaaattttcaatcaagtaaatctttttaattatttcttatgagtccttggtactcgaagaagattgttcctcttcgtcggatccataattttcatcttcctctttgtgcaaatcttgattttcgttgtgggtttttctctaaagcatcataggttaagagttaaaggtgaaattttgttttgtttctttcaattctgaatattgaagacataataacttactttaaaattaatattaaattctagatgtcacgaaataacgatgggattgtagaaattgatggattaaaaagagaaattgcctgagtaagagatgatatttccaatcaaatttggtaacatttgaaggataaatataatttttatgtttatgttattatttttattcgtgcattgatacttcttcgtattaaatgaataaacttttgataattttatttgttatgtttgatggatagacctatatttttgtttaatgtttaattgaagtagatgtgaaaaataaaaaataaatctagaagaaaatcaataaacaagaaacagttatcaaacactttttttgtttctgtttctttttttcaagaaacaagaaatagaaacagttatcaaacgcattactgtttcttgttctaaaaaaagaagaaacaggaaacagggaacaagaaacaagaaacaagaaacagagaatagGAACATTACCAAACGGACCCTTAGAAACCCAAAAGGGATGCCAAACAAAAGatgtataaaaagaaaataactaaaaaaaggGGAGTGGGGGAGCAAAGATGAAGAGTAAAGATGTGTAAATAAATTGGGAATACTATGAGAATCAAACAAGAAATGTGGGGTGTGGCTATGAATACATTTTATTTATGGGGATGAGAATCAAATTGattgttttttctaaaaaaacaataatttataattgaaaataaaaataaataaaaaaaaaaaaaaaagtggaaagAAAAGCACTTCCACTTGTGTGATGCACAAAAAGTGATGGTTTGGATATCCAAATATCAAATGCATCCAAGTTTTTACTAAGGGAGGAAAAAAGGTGTCTCCCTTTTCTCCATTAACTTCTATTCCTTTTCACCAAAGggaaaaattaaatttaccaTATCATTTGATTGGGAAAATACTACTCCTTAACTCAAACTTAGGTTTAACTTAACTTACTCTACCAAACATCTAATTTCAATCATCTCTTTTTTCCTATTTTCTACCTCTTACCTAATCATATTCTTttcaaaaacaaacaaatagtTTTCGAAGGTTtggagttaaaaaaaaaaaaggagataCTTTCAAAATTAATCTTTCTCGATCAATTATTAGAGGGGTTTGTTTGGTTTGTCCGAGGGATTTTTATTAGAAATAACTAACTATTCCTTTAGTTTACATACTTCATAACATAGCGTTAAATAATGCGATCATTGTTGAAGTCTGCGCCCTACTACGTTTTTTGTTACAAAGATTTAAATGAATAGTTATATTAAACAACCTTGCCCTTCTAATAGGTACTAAACAGATATAGTATTTATGTAAATCTCAAGTGCtcgaaattttaattttaggagggaaaaattgaagaattcgagtaagattttttaaaaaatgagttGGTGGAATACATCTTTAATCTCGAGGTCAATAAGGTATATTTGATGTCAGTTAAGTTATGTTCGTTTTAGagaatataaatttatttttgttataagATGTGGATTCTTATTCTTATATAATTGGGATGGGATCAACATGCAGATATATTCTTTGCAAAGTATCAAAAATGAAAGAAGCAAAGATTTATAtgccaaaaacaaaaatttaccCTAAGAATCTAATTCGTCCTTCAATTGTTTGGGAATCACTTCTACCTTCATCATCAATATAACACATTTCATTCCTTTATgtcattttctttcctttttctaattccctaaaccctaaactcttTATATCTATCGATGTCTATTGTTGATAGACTATTATATTTTTCTATGTTTAcaaatattttcattaattttattatttaaaataatttttttactataaatttataaaatatattaattaattaatgcaACCTATTCAATATTCCATCAATGTTTTAAAAGTTCAGAGTTAGAACTTTGATAAAAGTTAGAGATATTTGATATAATTGTTTTGCTTAAATTGACATACCTTATTGATATTtacattaaaaaattaatttctacttcaatatgaaaattaaaaagagatttaataataataataataataataataatgggaGTTAAACTTGAATAATAAATTGGTAAAATTAAagggacatttttaaatatactaAAAAGATCAAAactatttatagaaaaaaaaaaggaaaaatctacttaaattttttactatattgagtttatttatttattttgaatccaaaagaatttctcaaattatattataaaactTTATAATAGAGAGAAAACTTGAAAGAACctaataaactaattaaaatattgGACATGTTACCCTTTAAAATATATACTCTTTTCTTTAAAACCAAATATTCCTATGGTTTgcatcaatccttttttttctttcaacaaaataatatattatttaatgaaatgattttttttcttttttagttaaAACTAATATGCTCTCCTTAAATGACGACACAAATAGATATTTATTGGTTCCATTATTGAAATCAAAGATACCAACAATGAAACATGCATGGACGTATTAAACCATCCAACGAAACCCTAATCCTGAATGGTATACTTTCTATATCTATTTATGGAAAAAAGTTGTGTTCATGATCTCACGAAAGAACAAGCTTCTGTTAGTTCTAATCACCGtatttcattcattcattcattcatgaCTCATGATtggttttctattttttttttcgagTTAGATTTTGCTCTCTAAgatatttgatttaattttctCGGTGATTGATGTAATAACTTTTTCCGTAAAAGAGAGAACCCTAAAGAAACATTCTTTTCTATTATATTGTAACCAAAGTCTCAATATATCTAATCATAATGGAATGCTTAAGTAGACATTCCCATTCAAACCATTTCAACATAATAATGAAGATAGGTTCTATAGACAGAGAGTGATAAAACAAAGAGggttttcctttgtttttttttttttttctttttacacaAGCATAAGATTCCATTAGAGCATCATAAACCAACATGACTTTTGAAAACACAAACTGACCCTAAAAACCCTAATCacataaaagagaaaaagacaCATTATCATTGCTTCTCAACAAAAACAAACCCAAAGGAAACTTCTATCCTTCACCCCCACCACCACCCACCCCCCCCTTCCCCcaacaaaccaaaaaaaaaaaaaagaggaaagaaaaaactCATTTTTTGTGAGCCCCCCAAAAGTTAACATCACTGTTTCTCTCTGTTGGGAACTccaaaagagcaaaaagaaaaggaaaagaaaaaaccctttaactaaccccccccccccccccctccctcttcttctttcttatcCTATTCCTGTTATTGTTCAGTCCTTTCACCAAGCAGGCCTAGGAACAGCTCTGCAAACCAATGGAGTTTTCATTTCCATTGAGAGTTTAAGACACTCTGACAAGTCAACACCATTAGTGGATTCATCAGAACAAGGCATCCATTTGTAAGCTTGAAGCAACTGAGCCAACCAGAGATGGACAGTAGCCAATCCCATTGCTTTTCCAGGACAAACTCTTCTCCCTGCCCCAAATGGGGCCAATCTCAAATCACTTCCCATAACACTAACTTCTTCTTCCATGAATCTGTTTGGATCAAATTTCTCTGCATCTTTCCATACCTTCTCATCATGTGTTATTGCCCACATGTTCACCATTGCCGTCGTCCCGGCCGGTATAACCCTCCCGTCAACGTGTACGTCCGCTACCGCTAGTCTTGCCCATGATAGAAGTGGCCCTGGTGGGTGCATTCTTAAACATTCCTTCACAATAGCTTGAAGATATGGAAGCTTTTGAATATCATCATCTGAAATGGCTCTCCATTTCTTGCCTATTACTGAATCAATTTCGTTTTGTGCTTTGGTTTGGATTTCTGGATGTATTACCATTCTTGCTAAAATCCATTCTAGAAGTATGGCTACTGTGTCAGTTCCTCTAAATATCATTTCCTGTTTATATAAAACAAACAAGCGAAGGATGATTGTTGTTATGTTTAGTTGTATTAGTCCAAAATTACCAAATCAAAACAGAATCAGCCATTTTTATACATCAATAAAGTAAAAatgttataaaattttaaaccGCTTAATCATTATTACATACTAAACTAAACTTATAACGGCTTAATCAAGTGATTAAGTGTGAATTTAAAACGGTTCATTGGGTCTTTAATGTTTGATTAAACACCCTTAAACATGATTTTCATACCATTTTTCTAAAAGCTTCTAGACATGCAGAGATTAAGAACAAGAAGAAAGGCATACCCAAAGAACAGCAATCATATCAGAATCTGAGAGTTTGTCATCTTTCTCCAAATCAAGCAGAACATCAACAAAATCTTTATTATGTTCTTGTTCTTCTTGATGAAATTCCTTGATTTCCCTCTTCATTCTATGTTCCTCGATGATTTTCCCCACAAATACATTAACCTTAGAAGCCAAACATCTACATCTTTTCCTCACACCTTGTAAATCCAAGAACCCCAACAAAGGAAAGTGATCACTCCAATTAAAAATACCAAGTAAATCATACCCTTCTTTAACCAACTCCTCTAGCTCAAGCCCATCTCTCTCGTCGTTACAAAACTCATAACATTTCCCAAAAACAGTCATCATCACATTATTCAAAGACCCAAAATGAAGAATCTCCTTAACTCTAACATCCCCTTTTAAAACCATGGATTTCTCAATTTCCCTCACCATTTTAAACCCAACTTCTTTCCTAAACCCTTGAAACCCAGCTATTCTCTTAGGACTAAACATGTAAGTAGCAGAAATCCTTCTCAAATTCCTCCAATACTCACCATAAGGAGCAAACCCCATTGCTCTGTGAAAAAGCAGTTCATAAGCAGACTCTTTCACAGGTCTATCAGCAAAGGAAGGGCTATTAAGAATCTCTTTAGCAACGTCGGGATGACTAGAAATCACAAACCGAGTTAAGCCAACAGAGAAAGCCATTAAAGGGTACGCTTTAAATCGATTGGCGAGAGCAGAGAGGGATTTGTGAGGAGTAGAGAGAGTGAAGATGTGGAGAAGGCCGATGAATGGGAGGCCGGAAGGGCCGGGGATGGCGGAGGAAGCGGTGGTTTTGCACTTGGAAATGGCCCAAGCGAAGCCCCCGGGGTGGAGGAAGAAGGTGAAAAGGGAGAGGAGGAGAAGGGAAAGGAGAAGAGCATCGAGGCTTTGGGAAATGGAAATGGGGAAATGGAGAAGTAAGGTGTGTGATGACATGGTGGGATTTGGCGCCAACGAGAGAGAAGAGACAGAGTTGAATGAAGGGGAAGAGACGGGGAGGTAATGACTAATGAGTGGGGGAGAGAGGGATTAAAtagcaaaaattaaaaaagggagagttttttttcttttcttttttctttttttataactATGGTTAGAAAATCAATTAACCGTGGTTAAAATTATTGGAGGGTGGGATGGAACCTGTGAGCCTTTCGGGTTCATACCatccttttgtttcttttttgacCGCCATGGAAGTTGGGAGATTCGAACCTTCCATTTCAAAAGTatcatatatataacaattatTTACGTAACTATTTAATGACATATCTAAAAATAAATACAGATTATATCTGTTTACTactatttatattttttcaTTATCTTTAATCAACTATGGTTAAAATTATTGGCGAAGATGAAAGGTGttcattacaaaaaaaataaaaagtagcATTAAAAAATTATGTAGGTCTACCAAATTAGTAAATATGATGCAAGTACTACAAACTTTTTCATATTAGTTATTGaattttcaattagtatttaataaattttagaaCTTTAAAGTATGTAATAGGTTAggaatttgatttttttttttttttatagtacGAAATGAAGGCACAAAAAACGTGGTCAAAACAAGCAAGAGACAAAAAGCTAAACAAAAATCATAACAAATCGTAAGGAGAAAAAACACCTAAAAGTACATCACATTAATTTTTAATCTTACAATTGTTCTATATAAGAGTGAATATCGGTCGGTCATAGTCATTTTTTCAACCAAACCAATTATGACCGGTACAATAAGCATTCAAACGAATTTTGACCACAAAGAATGCAAACCAATTGTTGATGGTTTGATTCCATCGATTTCTCTCGAACCAAGACCGATCGGGCCTTTCTTTAGCATCAAATTGGTGTGACTTGgttttaaaaaagattaaatagaTGAATAAGTAGTAAAAGTGggaagtagaagaagaagaggtaAGAGTATGGTTGAGAATGAAATTGTAAAAATAATGAGTTGGAGTGAAAAAGTGAAAGGAGGAGACATGAAGATGGGGGAATCGTAGGGGGTGAGGTGGCAGAGTTCGGGCTATAAATCGGATTCGGATTCTGGAAGGCCCACCCACCCactaacaataataacaaataataataataataataataatctccattttttattttattttattttattggtctCAAAGGGCAATTTCGGAAATTCAACAATCTCCCATAACTTATTCaggtgttttttctttttcttttcttacaaATCAGTACTTCAGAATAGTAAAATAAAGTACTGAAAGTTCTAGAATTTCATTCTTCTACCTAAATCACTGCTttaatcgtttaaaaataactcgAACAAATTCATCATCTTTGATTGGGTTAATTTAAAATGTGAATTGggtatattttatttttattttttatttaatatttatagataatgtttgaaaatttgaacttataggatgttttaaattttgaatttatagaTGTGACGTACAACAATTTTAAACTTAACAAACTtttaagaatgaaaaaaaaaaaaacaataaccGACGACTCAATCCAACCTATATTTGAAGGATTGGATTGGGTATACAATTGCGACTATTTAGGTTGCCAGTCCAACTAACCCCGATCGAGTTGAAAATGTCCCTCGAACCAATCCAACTTGTTTAACGAAAAGGTCTACCATTTATTCAACGAACCAGTGGAGAAAAGGTAAGAATGGTCCAAGAGTGTACTAATTTTATTAACAACATTGATTCACCACaactttttttatttccttatttattgtttttttttctttttttattgtgatttcttttttcttttttaaagagaataaaaatataatacaatGGATTTAATAGAATCTCATTTATACCCTACAGatattgaatgaatagtttGTCTCTTTATATCAAttcccctttctttctttttcagtCCCTCattccattttttctctcttttttcacCCCCAACTTAACTCAAATTTCCTTCAAACCCACACCCTACTTTTTTTACTTACATATTTCACCTCAACATTTTCTATTACTTCTCGTATTGGTATCTTATCTTACTACGATATTGTTGTATTGAACCTCTTTTAGATTTTTTAGTACAAATCGAACCTGAGAATATTTGAATCTAGGACCTCTTGTTCTTAGGTATGTGTCAATTAAACAGCGAATATCTCTCcttgtatttttttattatttttctttcttttttatcttttgtcACTATGTTTACTATTTTTCTATCCAAGTTAAAATAGTATGCATTCTAAAGATAGAGTATTATCAACTTACCGACTAACTATAATAGCTAAATTGGTGCCTCCAATATTTGTAACCTCGTGATTTAACCCATACAAACAACACTTCTTGTCTCAAACGTAGTGTAACATTTGGATTTGTTTGGGAAAAGAGTAAATTTTGAATCAAATTTATAAATGATCAAATCTTTTATATGTTTTTACGTAGAGATATACAAAATATGGAGAAATTGGTATAAGATTgggaaaaataagaagaaatgGTGAAAGAATTTTAGGATGGAGGCCACCCAATTTGCAAAGCTTACGCTTCACTTATTTGATCAATCAACATTTCCACTTGTTATCTTCAACAATGCATTATGCTTGATTTGTTTCAATTCAAagtcaatttattttttaaaggtatcttctctttttttctctctttttttaataagaaaagttaaaatataaatatctaTATATTTAATTGGCTTTCAAATAAAATGTAAACTTTTGTGTAGTAAAAATTAAGAGTTCATGaaatttgattaaataataataataataataataatttatggGAAAAAAATAATACGTGAACATGTTTCcaaattttatgataaaaaaatagataacGTTAAAAAAACCTATTGTAtaacttaattttttataaaatatagtaaactTTTGGTTTCTATCGATCGATAGACACaatatctatcaataataatttaagattaaatatttacaaaatacaacaactaaaattgaacctataacaaaaaaaaaaaaagaagaagatgaaaataaTATCttttgagaagaagaagaagaagaaaatggggAACATAGAGGACAAAAGATTGGAAGCATATGATtgttcttttatcttttattttgtgaaagggAGATATGGAATTATTGTtgtgtgtttttgtttttggggttagaaaattctttaaaatttatAGCGTAAATATTCCTAAAGTATGTATTGATtctataatatatttatttcaaGATAGCATTCCAaaatttgcaacatttatattgTCCTATACCCTTACAACATTGTTTTATATATACTGTCCATATTATTGTTTCACAGTTATTAccaatattaaataaatatctaCAATTAAGGGTCTCATATAATAAATGTctatattttattgtttaataacattaatgtatgaaattaaaaagactctttttttttttttaaatgagtgttttcttttttactaaTTTAAATCAAAGTGTATGatcacttttttttgtttttgtttttactaaacataaaattaaaaacaaaatttaataaatagaaaaaaagaaaagaaaaagttgaataTTTGTACTTAAATATgcatatatatagttaatattTAAGAATGACGTTGCACGATCCACTTAAAAACATGTAATGTGgtaaaaaatatttgattttattttttaaacgaAGTTATTATTCCGTCTCTTTGGGTGATAAATGTTGGTCTATGTGGAGATAGACGTAATCAAAATTATGTCCATATATTACTCTTAAGGAATAAAACGTTTGTGTTTGTTCATTAATCGTATACCTATTCACTAAAAATCAAAcgattcaatacaaaaatttaGAATAATTGGAATATTATCAAATAATTGAGAATatcgttgttgttgttattattatgatataaatatatataagaaaagtgtaaaaaaaaaaaattacattggtagaaaaatcaaatgcaataaattttgtttttagtaattttttgtatgaagcgtaaatagtttctttttaatattaaaatttatccTATATCTTTACCCTTATCCTCGTGGTAACTATTTGATAACtactcaaaataaattaattaattaaaacttccaaaatttaaataagcgacttttataataattttttttacttataattaattaattaatcaatttaatTATCGTCCCCTCAAAAGTTTGTATAATTTCCTTAGTTATTTTTCCATCTTACAAATTTGTACAAAATAGCCCTAAAAGTAATTTCACACATTTGTGGGTTTTGTTTAATTCATTGAAACCTACTTTGAGTTAAAATGGGCATCCTTAAAAATAACAATACACACATTAACTtaacaattgaatcaattttaattctttcaaattttggaATCTTATTCTTTCAAACCCTCCTAATTGATGGTTTTAACATTTTAATGTCTCTATTAAGAGTATATTCTAAATAAATGACAGAAtcaaagggtttttttttttttttttaaattcttcttcttcttattattcaTCTTCCAAACTAGTTTTTAAATCGTCATTCGATGACGAGTGGTATGTGTAAGACTATAGTTGGTTTTGAGCTTTTGATTATGCAATCAATGACTTGGCAATAAGTCATCTTATctcaaaaaagagaaaagttcAAAGGAAAAAATAGCATATGATTGGAGAAGTTTGGATTGTTGATATTGTTTGATTAATATTTGTGTCAAATATGTGGACAATAAATTGAATATATGTATTTTGATTTACTAATTTACGATGATAGAAACTAAAATTATATGtaagaaaatatttattattgtcATACTTTAAATTTGTGTTAATATTTGCTAAACATAGTTTAATTACTAGAAATAATTAATAAAGGTAGAATATTAAtaactaataataaaattttatattaattgaAATATATTAAGTGTAAATAATATATTCATATTTAAGAATtaatttgttaaatgtattaattaattacattatATGTATGTATTAAAAAGgagatattgaaaaaaaaaaaagtaaaatattaaaactatttataaaatacattAAAACTCATCAAAATCATCTCTAATCTATCTAAGCTTTCTTTCTTTGTGCTATATCT
This genomic window contains:
- the LOC103488461 gene encoding cytochrome P450 78A5 encodes the protein MSSHTLLLHFPISISQSLDALLLSLLLLSLFTFFLHPGGFAWAISKCKTTASSAIPGPSGLPFIGLLHIFTLSTPHKSLSALANRFKAYPLMAFSVGLTRFVISSHPDVAKEILNSPSFADRPVKESAYELLFHRAMGFAPYGEYWRNLRRISATYMFSPKRIAGFQGFRKEVGFKMVREIEKSMVLKGDVRVKEILHFGSLNNVMMTVFGKCYEFCNDERDGLELEELVKEGYDLLGIFNWSDHFPLLGFLDLQGVRKRCRCLASKVNVFVGKIIEEHRMKREIKEFHQEEQEHNKDFVDVLLDLEKDDKLSDSDMIAVLWEMIFRGTDTVAILLEWILARMVIHPEIQTKAQNEIDSVIGKKWRAISDDDIQKLPYLQAIVKECLRMHPPGPLLSWARLAVADVHVDGRVIPAGTTAMVNMWAITHDEKVWKDAEKFDPNRFMEEEVSVMGSDLRLAPFGAGRRVCPGKAMGLATVHLWLAQLLQAYKWMPCSDESTNGVDLSECLKLSMEMKTPLVCRAVPRPAW